The following is a genomic window from Synechococcales cyanobacterium T60_A2020_003.
CCAAGGCGAACTCCTTGTGGTCAGTCAGTTCACCCTCTACGGAGATTGCCGCAAGGGGCGTCGTCCCTCTTTCGACCAAGCAGCTTCCCCTGCAAAGGCGGAGGCACTCTATCTTCAATTCGTGGAAAAACTGCGCCAAAGTGGACTCAAGGTGGAAACCGGAAAATTTGGCGCGATGATGGATGTGTCGATTGAAAATGATGGCCCTGTAACCCTTATTCTGGAGCGCTAGGCATAGACGTTAGCGTTTTCTCTAATACCGTTGAGCCAACGATTCGACCAAAGAGTCGGCGCGT
Proteins encoded in this region:
- a CDS encoding D-tyrosyl-tRNA(Tyr) deacylase, whose translation is MRVVVQRVSSSQVVVGEQVVGAIQRGLNLLVGIAETDTEAELDWMVKKCLELRIFPDSAGKFDQSVLDIQGELLVVSQFTLYGDCRKGRRPSFDQAASPAKAEALYLQFVEKLRQSGLKVETGKFGAMMDVSIENDGPVTLILER